The Ovis canadensis isolate MfBH-ARS-UI-01 breed Bighorn chromosome 13, ARS-UI_OviCan_v2, whole genome shotgun sequence genome includes a region encoding these proteins:
- the LOC138416849 gene encoding basic salivary proline-rich protein 1-like, whose protein sequence is MIPPKLPIFICHRGRVPRGFPDAALESTDRSPPSPAQSEAGCPGQEPDRVPAPGGRARDAASSGPGTAGPFIVPGRAPSRRVRAANRENGAPRPRRQGEQGVACHPSGKLPPRPTGRLALDGPGPRTAGHPHLRGPAPAPPRRRRSAQRSRGRSPNPDSSPATSSGRFPKLNPFLCQLRAAPPRRQLSSPNFGARGPARRPGRDEGKEGAAATSRRGAAAGPADGEDVGFTQRARSADAPPHGVRARHTPPPTPGPTGTPTSPRSATAATAGGTAAGGGAAKETCHSRRGPARPGPGAPTAQPARRRRCCRARPSFLPAAGDAGGRARGQEPPPPPRKREREEPAKPLPRSRPLSSSRRLDPDAARPVRRPLRPLAGCVRACGVVALSASELANGPLRRDRRLLPSPPGPAIHRAVFPHWLAPRHSVGRWPVRAPAAEPRRRPLG, encoded by the exons ATGATACCACCCAAGCTACCGATTTTTATCTGCCATCGGGGGAGGGTTCCCCGAGGCTTCCCAGATGCTGCACTGGAAAGCACGGACCGCAGCCCGCCCTCCCCAGCCCAGAGCGAGGCTGGGTGCCCCGGGCAGGAGCCAGACCGGGTGCCAGCGCCGGGCGGCCGCGCCAGGGATGCCGCTTCCTCTGGGCCTGGCACTGCCGGCCCATTCATCGTCCCCGGCCGGGCGCCCTCGCGCCGGGTCCGCGCGGCCAATCGGGAAAACGGCGCTCCCCGGCCCCGCCGCCAGGGGGAGCAGGGAGTCGCCTGCCACCCCTCCGGGAAGTTGCCACCGCGGCCCACCGGGCGTCTGGCCCTGGACGGTCCAGGTCCCCGCACGGCGGGCCACCCCCACCTCCGCggccccgcgcccgccccgccccgtcgGCGCCGATCGGCCCAGCGGAGTCGGGGCCGCAGCCCGAA cccggaCTCCAGCCCGGCAACGTCATCCGGCCGCTTCCCGAAGCTTAACCCCTTCCTCTGCCAGCtgcgcgccgccccgccccgccgccaaCTTTCTTCGCCCAACTTCGGAGCTCGCGGGCCGGCCCGACGGCCAGGCAGAgacgaagggaaggagggagcggCGGCCACGTCGCGCCGCGGGGCCGCGGCCGGTCCCGCCGACGGCGAGGACGTGGGGTTCACACAGCGGGCGCGCTCGGCCGACGCCCCCCCGCATGGGGTTCGGGCCCGGCAcacgccaccccccaccccggggccCACCGGGACCCCCACCTCGCCCAGGTCCGCGACCGCGGCGACGGCGGGCGGCACCGCCGCCGGGGGAGGGGCCGCCAAGGAGACGTGTCACTCCCGgcgcggcccggcccggcccggccccggcgCCCCGACGGCCCAGCCcgcgcgccgccgccgctgctgcagGGCCCGGCCAAGTTTCTTACCTGCAGCCGGAGACGCGGGAGGGAGAGCGAGAGGGcaggagccgccgccgccgccgcggaaGCGGGAGAGAGAGGAGCCGGCCAAACCTCTGCCGAGAAGCCGCCCCCTAAGCAGCAGCAGGCGCCTCGATCCCGACGCTGCCCGCCCCGTCCGCCGTCCGCTCCGGCCGCTCGCTGGCTGCGTGCGCGCGTGTGGAGTCGTGGCACTTTCTGCCTCGGAGCTGGCGAACGGCCCCCTCCGCAGGGATCGCCGCCTCCTGCCTTCCCCACCCGGGCCAGCCATTCATCGAGCCGTCTTTCCCCATTGGCTCGCACCCCGCCACTCCGTCGGCCGCTGGCCAGTCAGAGCGCCTGCGGCCGAGCCGCGGCGGCGCCCATTGGGCTAG